Proteins from a single region of Salipiger sp. H15:
- a CDS encoding UvrD-helicase domain-containing protein produces MSSFDDMDAFEGASLSARAMAARPAPYLDDLNPAQREAVERLDGPVLMLAGAGTGKTKALTARIAHLLMTGRARPNEILSVTFTNKAAREMKERVARLLGHAVEGMPWMGTFHSICVKLLRRHAELVGLKTNFTILDTDDQIRLLKQVIAANNIDEKRWPARQLSGLIDNWKNRAWTPDRVPASEASAFNNRGTELYAQYQTRLRELNACDFGDLLLHVVTIFQQHADVLQQYQRWFRFILVDEYQDTNVAQYLWLRLLAQGHTNICCVGDDDQSIYGWRGAEVGNILRFEKDFPGAHVVRLEQNYRSTAHILAAASSVIRGNENRLGKELWTDAPGGEKVRLIGHWDGEEEARWIGEEIEAAQRGSRGMHAYSLDDMAILVRASHQMRAFEDRFLTIGLPYRVIGGPRFYERLEIRDAMAYFRLVVSPEDDLAFERIVNTPKRGLGDKAQQKIQLKAREHGVSLLAGARLMLRDKEITGKGAARLATFVEQIERWHEVARQQMGLPSEVQQDDDDLVLIDEDKPLSRAVSHMELAGTILDESGYTEMWQADKNPDSPGRLENLKELVKALESFDNLQGFLEHVALIMDNETEETGAKVSIMTLHAAKGLEFPAVFLPGWEDGLFPSQRSMDESGLKGLEEERRLAYVGITRAEELCTISFAANRRVFGQWQSALPSRFIDELPEAHVEILTPPGLYGGGYGAAGMSGGFGGGGYGGGSGLETRAAEANVYNSPGWKRLQERSSSVRPVSQPRESRNTVIDLQAVSAFEMGERVFHQKFGYGAIIGIEGDKLEIDFEKAGVKKVVARFVAAADSAGDVPF; encoded by the coding sequence ATGAGCAGTTTCGACGACATGGATGCATTCGAGGGAGCCTCGCTGTCGGCGCGGGCCATGGCGGCGCGTCCCGCGCCCTATCTCGACGATCTCAACCCGGCGCAGCGCGAGGCGGTCGAGCGGCTCGACGGCCCCGTGCTGATGCTCGCCGGGGCAGGCACCGGCAAGACCAAGGCGCTGACCGCCCGCATCGCGCACCTGCTGATGACCGGCCGCGCGCGCCCGAACGAGATCCTGTCGGTGACCTTCACCAACAAGGCCGCGCGCGAGATGAAGGAACGGGTCGCGCGCCTGCTCGGCCACGCGGTTGAGGGCATGCCCTGGATGGGCACCTTCCACTCGATCTGCGTCAAGCTGCTGCGCCGCCACGCCGAGCTGGTGGGGCTGAAGACCAACTTCACCATCCTCGACACCGACGACCAGATCCGCCTGCTGAAGCAGGTGATCGCTGCCAACAACATCGACGAGAAGCGCTGGCCGGCCCGCCAGCTCTCGGGCCTCATCGACAACTGGAAGAACCGCGCCTGGACGCCCGACCGGGTGCCCGCGTCGGAGGCCTCGGCCTTCAACAACCGCGGCACCGAGCTCTACGCCCAGTACCAGACCCGCCTGCGCGAGCTGAATGCCTGCGACTTCGGCGACCTGCTGCTGCACGTGGTGACGATCTTCCAGCAGCATGCGGACGTGCTGCAGCAATACCAGCGCTGGTTCCGCTTCATCCTCGTGGACGAGTACCAGGACACCAACGTCGCCCAGTACCTCTGGTTACGGCTGCTGGCGCAGGGCCACACCAACATCTGCTGCGTCGGCGACGACGACCAGTCGATCTACGGCTGGCGCGGTGCCGAGGTGGGCAACATCCTGCGCTTCGAGAAGGACTTCCCCGGCGCCCACGTGGTGCGGCTGGAACAGAACTACCGCTCGACCGCGCATATCCTCGCCGCCGCCTCCTCGGTGATCCGCGGCAACGAGAACCGGCTCGGAAAGGAGCTCTGGACCGACGCCCCCGGCGGCGAGAAGGTGCGGCTGATCGGCCACTGGGACGGCGAGGAAGAGGCGCGCTGGATCGGCGAGGAGATCGAGGCGGCGCAGCGCGGCTCGCGCGGGATGCACGCCTACTCGCTCGACGACATGGCGATCCTCGTGCGCGCCTCGCACCAGATGCGCGCCTTCGAGGACCGGTTCCTGACCATCGGCCTGCCCTACCGCGTGATCGGCGGCCCGCGCTTCTACGAGCGGCTCGAGATTCGCGACGCCATGGCCTATTTCCGGCTGGTGGTCTCGCCCGAGGACGATCTCGCCTTCGAGCGCATCGTCAACACCCCCAAGCGCGGGCTCGGCGACAAGGCGCAGCAGAAGATCCAGCTGAAGGCGCGCGAACATGGCGTGTCGCTGCTCGCCGGCGCGCGGCTGATGCTGCGCGACAAGGAGATCACCGGCAAGGGCGCGGCCAGGCTCGCCACCTTCGTCGAGCAGATCGAGCGCTGGCACGAGGTCGCGCGGCAGCAGATGGGCCTGCCCTCCGAGGTGCAGCAGGACGACGACGATCTCGTGCTCATCGACGAGGACAAGCCGCTGAGCCGCGCGGTCAGCCACATGGAACTGGCGGGGACCATTCTCGACGAGAGCGGCTACACCGAGATGTGGCAGGCCGACAAGAATCCCGACTCGCCGGGCCGGCTCGAGAACCTCAAGGAACTGGTGAAGGCGCTCGAGAGCTTCGACAACCTGCAGGGCTTCCTCGAGCACGTCGCGCTGATCATGGACAACGAGACCGAGGAGACCGGCGCCAAGGTATCGATCATGACGCTGCACGCGGCCAAGGGGCTCGAGTTCCCGGCGGTCTTCCTGCCGGGCTGGGAGGACGGGCTCTTCCCCTCGCAGCGCTCGATGGATGAGAGCGGCCTCAAGGGCCTCGAGGAAGAGCGGCGCCTCGCCTACGTGGGGATCACCCGCGCCGAGGAGCTCTGCACCATCTCCTTTGCTGCCAACCGCCGGGTCTTCGGGCAGTGGCAATCCGCCCTGCCGTCGCGCTTCATCGACGAGCTGCCCGAGGCGCATGTGGAGATTCTCACCCCGCCCGGCCTTTACGGCGGCGGCTACGGCGCGGCGGGGATGAGCGGCGGCTTCGGCGGGGGCGGTTACGGCGGCGGCTCCGGGCTCGAAACCCGCGCCGCCGAGGCGAATGTCTACAACTCCCCCGGCTGGAAGCGGCTGCAGGAGCGCTCGTCGAGCGTGCGCCCGGTCAGCCAGCCACGCGAGAGCCGCAACACGGTGATCGACCTGCAGGCGGTCTCGGCCTTCGAGATGGGCGAGCGGGTCTTCCACCAGAAGTTCGGCTACGGCGCGATCATCGGCATCGAGGGCGACAAGCTCGAGATCGATTTCGAGAAGGCCGGGGTGAAGAAGGTGGTGGCGCGATTCGTCGCCGCGGCGGATTCGGCGGGCGACGTGCCGTTCTGA
- a CDS encoding pyruvate carboxylase, with product MPEFQKILIANRGEIAIRIMRAANEMGKKTVAVFAEEDKLGLHRFKADEAYRIGEGLGPVAAYLSIPEIIRVAKESGADAIHPGYGLLSENPEFVDACDAAGITFIGPRAETMRALGDKASARKVAVAAGVPVIPATEVLGDDWEAIEKEAGEIGYPLMLKASWGGGGRGMRPINGPKELKEKVLEGRREAEAAFGNGEGYLEKMILRARHVEVQILGDKMGNIYHLYERDCSVQRRNQKVVERAPAPYLSEAQREEICELGRKICAHVSYECAGTVEFLMDMDTGKFYFIEVNPRVQVEHTVTEEVTGIDIVQAQIMIAEGKSLAEATGKASQYDIRLTGHALQTRITTEDPTNNFIPDYGRITAYRSATGMGIRLDGGTAYAGGVITRYYDSLLVKVTAKAPTPEKAIARMDRALREFRIRGVSTNIDFVINLLKHPTFLTNQYTTKFIDTTPELFDFKKRRDRGTKVLTYIADITVNGHPEVQGRPRPHAELKPARAPQLRADLPPPGTRTLLEEKGAQAVADWMAAQKRLLITDTTMRDGHQSLLATRMRSLDMIKVAPAYAANLPGLFSVECWGGATFDVAYRFLQECPWQRLRDIRAKMPNILTQMLLRASNGVGYTNYPDNVVQSFVARAAESGVDIFRVFDSLNWVENMRVAMDAVIESGKICEGTICYTGDILDPARAKYDLKYYVAMGKQLRDAGAHILGLKDMAGLLKPSAAGALITALKEEVGLPIHFHTHDTSGAAIATIMEASRAGVDAVDAAMDALSGNTSQPTLGSIVEALRHTDRDTGLDVDVIREVSNYWEAVRGQYAAFESGMQAPASEVYLHEMPGGQFTNLKAQARSLGLEERWHEVAKTYADVNMMFGDIVKVTPSSKVVGDMALMMVSQGLSRAQVEDPKTEVSFPDSVIDMMRGNLGQPPGGFPAGILRKVLKGETPNTERPGKHLPPADFAKLRAELQAKFPDVEFDDEDFNGYLMYPKVFTDYVARHEDYGPVRTLPTLTYFYGMEPGEELTAEIDPGKTLEIRLITVGDTQDDGEVRVFFELNGQPRTVRVPDRKAKAAGGAKPKAEVGNPGHIGAPMPGVVATIAVQAGAKVKEGDLLLTIEAMKMETGLHAERDATIKAVHVLPGGQIDAKDLLIELE from the coding sequence ATGCCAGAGTTCCAGAAGATCCTCATCGCCAACCGTGGCGAGATCGCGATCCGCATCATGCGGGCGGCGAACGAGATGGGGAAGAAGACAGTTGCCGTCTTTGCCGAGGAGGACAAGCTGGGGCTGCACCGCTTCAAGGCCGACGAAGCCTATCGCATCGGCGAGGGGCTCGGGCCGGTGGCGGCGTACCTGTCGATCCCCGAGATCATCCGCGTCGCCAAGGAGTCCGGCGCCGACGCGATCCACCCGGGCTACGGGCTGCTGTCCGAGAATCCCGAGTTCGTCGACGCCTGCGACGCGGCGGGGATCACCTTCATCGGCCCGCGCGCCGAGACCATGCGCGCGCTCGGCGACAAGGCCTCTGCCCGCAAGGTGGCGGTCGCCGCCGGGGTGCCGGTGATCCCGGCGACCGAGGTTCTGGGCGACGACTGGGAGGCCATCGAGAAGGAGGCCGGGGAGATCGGCTACCCGCTGATGCTCAAGGCGAGCTGGGGTGGCGGCGGGCGCGGGATGCGCCCGATCAACGGCCCGAAGGAGCTCAAGGAGAAGGTGCTCGAGGGCCGGCGCGAGGCCGAGGCCGCCTTCGGCAACGGCGAGGGCTATCTGGAAAAGATGATCCTGCGCGCCCGCCACGTCGAGGTGCAGATCCTCGGCGACAAGATGGGCAACATCTACCACCTCTACGAGCGCGACTGCTCGGTGCAGCGCCGCAACCAGAAGGTCGTCGAGCGCGCCCCCGCGCCCTACCTTTCGGAGGCGCAGCGCGAGGAGATCTGCGAGCTCGGCCGCAAGATCTGCGCCCATGTGAGCTACGAATGCGCCGGCACCGTCGAGTTCCTGATGGATATGGACACGGGCAAGTTCTACTTCATCGAGGTCAACCCGCGCGTGCAGGTCGAGCACACCGTCACCGAGGAGGTGACCGGCATCGACATCGTGCAGGCGCAGATCATGATCGCCGAGGGCAAGAGCCTCGCCGAGGCCACCGGCAAGGCCAGCCAGTACGACATCCGGCTGACCGGCCACGCGCTGCAGACGCGGATCACCACCGAGGATCCGACCAACAACTTCATCCCCGACTATGGCCGGATCACCGCCTACCGCTCGGCCACCGGCATGGGCATCCGGCTTGACGGCGGCACCGCCTACGCCGGCGGGGTGATCACCCGCTACTACGACTCGCTGCTGGTGAAGGTGACCGCCAAGGCGCCGACCCCCGAGAAGGCCATCGCCCGCATGGACCGCGCCCTGCGCGAGTTCCGCATCCGCGGCGTGAGCACGAACATCGACTTCGTGATCAACCTGCTCAAGCACCCGACCTTCCTGACCAACCAGTACACCACCAAGTTCATCGACACGACGCCCGAGCTCTTCGACTTCAAGAAGCGCCGCGACCGCGGCACCAAGGTGCTGACCTACATCGCCGACATCACCGTCAACGGCCACCCCGAGGTGCAGGGCCGCCCGCGGCCCCATGCCGAGCTGAAGCCCGCCCGCGCGCCCCAGCTGCGCGCGGACCTGCCGCCGCCGGGCACCCGCACGCTGCTCGAGGAGAAGGGCGCGCAGGCGGTGGCCGACTGGATGGCGGCGCAGAAGCGGCTCCTGATCACCGACACCACCATGCGCGACGGCCACCAGTCGCTGCTCGCCACCCGCATGCGCTCGCTCGACATGATCAAGGTGGCGCCGGCCTATGCGGCGAACCTGCCCGGGCTCTTCTCGGTGGAATGCTGGGGCGGCGCGACCTTCGACGTGGCCTACCGCTTCCTGCAGGAATGCCCCTGGCAGCGCCTGCGCGACATCCGCGCCAAGATGCCCAACATCCTGACGCAGATGCTGCTGCGCGCCTCGAACGGCGTCGGCTACACCAACTACCCCGACAACGTGGTGCAGAGCTTCGTCGCCCGCGCGGCGGAGAGCGGCGTCGACATCTTCCGCGTCTTCGACTCGCTGAACTGGGTCGAGAACATGCGCGTCGCCATGGATGCCGTGATCGAGAGCGGCAAGATATGCGAGGGCACGATCTGCTACACCGGCGACATCCTCGATCCCGCCCGCGCCAAGTACGACCTCAAGTACTACGTCGCCATGGGCAAGCAGCTTCGCGACGCCGGCGCGCATATCCTCGGGCTGAAGGACATGGCCGGGCTTCTCAAACCCTCGGCCGCCGGGGCGCTGATCACCGCACTGAAGGAAGAGGTCGGCCTGCCGATCCACTTCCACACCCATGACACCTCCGGTGCCGCCATCGCCACCATCATGGAAGCCTCGCGCGCCGGGGTCGACGCGGTGGACGCGGCGATGGACGCGCTCTCGGGCAACACCTCGCAGCCCACCCTGGGCTCGATCGTCGAGGCGCTGCGCCACACCGACCGCGACACCGGGCTCGACGTCGACGTGATCCGCGAGGTCTCGAACTACTGGGAGGCGGTGCGCGGCCAGTACGCCGCCTTCGAGAGCGGCATGCAGGCGCCCGCCTCCGAGGTCTACCTGCACGAGATGCCGGGCGGGCAGTTCACCAACCTCAAGGCGCAGGCGCGCTCGCTGGGGCTGGAAGAGCGCTGGCACGAGGTCGCCAAGACCTATGCCGACGTCAACATGATGTTCGGCGACATCGTGAAGGTGACCCCGTCCTCCAAGGTCGTGGGCGACATGGCGCTGATGATGGTGAGCCAGGGCCTCAGCCGAGCGCAGGTCGAGGATCCGAAGACCGAGGTCAGCTTCCCCGACTCGGTCATCGACATGATGCGCGGCAACCTCGGCCAGCCGCCGGGCGGCTTCCCCGCAGGCATCCTCAGGAAGGTGCTGAAGGGCGAGACCCCGAACACCGAGCGCCCGGGCAAGCATCTGCCGCCCGCCGATTTCGCCAAGCTGCGCGCCGAGCTGCAGGCCAAGTTCCCGGATGTCGAGTTCGACGACGAGGACTTCAACGGCTACCTCATGTACCCCAAGGTCTTCACCGACTACGTGGCGCGGCACGAGGATTACGGCCCCGTGCGCACCCTGCCGACGCTGACCTACTTCTATGGCATGGAGCCCGGCGAGGAGCTCACCGCCGAAATCGACCCCGGCAAGACGCTGGAGATCCGCCTCATCACCGTCGGCGACACGCAGGATGACGGCGAGGTGCGGGTGTTCTTCGAGCTGAACGGCCAACCGCGCACCGTGCGCGTGCCCGACCGCAAGGCCAAGGCCGCAGGCGGCGCCAAGCCCAAGGCCGAGGTGGGCAACCCGGGCCACATCGGCGCGCCGATGCCGGGCGTGGTCGCCACCATCGCGGTGCAGGCGGGCGCCAAGGTCAAGGAGGGCGACCTGCTGCTCACCATCGAGGCGATGAAGATGGAGACCGGCCTGCACGCCGAGCGCGACGCCACCATCAAGGCGGTGCACGTGCTGCCGGGCGGGCAGATCGACGCCAAGGACCTGCTGATCGAGCTGGAGTGA